A window of Gudongella oleilytica genomic DNA:
GGACATCCGGCAAGAATACCATGCTCAAGCGATTCCCTCAAGCCCTTCTCAACTGCAGGCCAGAAGTTTCTTGGGACAGAACCTCCGAAGATCTCTTCAGCAAAAACGAATTCTTCTTCGCACGGCTCAAACCTTATATGAACGTCTCCATACTGACCAGCTCCGCCTGATTGCTTCTTATGCTTGCCCTGAACGGAAGCAGTTCCCTTGATTGTCTCTCTGTATGCGATCTTAGGGCTCTTAAGAAGTACATCTACCCCAAAGTTTTGCTTAAGCTTGTCGACTATAACAGCAAGCTGCATGTTTCCCTGCCCGCCGATAAGAAGCTGCTTGGTCTCTGTATTTCTTTCAATGACGAATGTTGGATCCTCATCCATAAGCTTATTGAGGGATGTACCGATCTTTTCCTCGTCGCCCTTGTTCTTTGGCTCAACTGCCATGAAAAGTGTGGGCTGCGGATAGCTTATCGTATCGTAAAGTGTTTGGTTACCCTTATCGCAAAGGGTATCTCCTGTCTGGGTATAGTTGAGCTTTGACGTCGCTCCAATGTCCCCTGCCTGGATCTCAGTAACCTCAAGCTGGTTCTTTCCTCTTAGAAGGAACAAGCCGCCCAGCTTCTCAGTTTTATCCTTGGTAGAGTTGAATACCTCTGTATCCTTTGTTATCTTGCCTGAAACGACCTTAAACAAAGTCAGCTTGCCTACGAACGGGTCAACGATAGTCTTGAAAACTACTGCTGAGAACGGTTCGCTGACATCGACCTTTCTGATTATCTCCTTGTCGTCCTTGGTTCCCTTGAAGGTCCCTACGTCTGCAGGAGATGGAATGTATTTCCGGATCATTTCAAGTAGGAAGTCAGCGCCGATCGTTTTCTCAGCTGATCCAACCACCAATGGTGCCAGGTCTCCAGATGCAACCGATGCCTTTATTCCCTTTTCAACCTCTTCAGGAGTGAACTCCTCGCCCTCGAAGTACTTCTCCATGAGTTCCTCGTCTGATTCAGCAATTTTTTCCATCAGGCTTTCCCTGATTTCCTCCACCGCTGATTTCATGTCTGCAGGGACAGGTATCTCTTTCCTTACCTTCCCGTTGTATTCATACGCTTTTCCATCTATAACGCTAACGAAGCCCCTGAAATCGTTTGACAATCCGATTGGAAGAGCAAATGGTATGATCTTCTCGCCCAGCTCTGATTTCAGATCCTCCAGCAATTTTTCAAAGTTTATATTCTCCTTGTCCATCTTGTTTACGAAGACGATCCTTGGAGTTGAATATTTTTCAAGATTTTTCCATGCTTTCTCCGTGCCCACCTCTATCCCTGAGGATACGTCAACAAGAAGAATTGAGCCTTCACTTGCCCTTTTGGCACCGTACATCTCGCCTACGAAGTCGAAATATCCTGGAGTGTCAAGCAGATTGAATTTATAGTTGTCCCACTCAATGGGGATAACAGATGTTCCGATAGAGACCTTTCTTGCGATCTCCTGTTTGTCGAAGTCAGATACTGTATTTCCGTCAGTTACCTTTCCTTGTCTTGTAGTAACACCTGTTGCAAAGAGGATTGCTTCAGTTAAAGTGGTTTTTCCGTTGCTGCTGTGTCCAAGCAAAGCTACATTTCTGATTTTATCCGTAGGATAAGCTTTCAAGATACATTCCCCCCAACTAAATTTAAGTACAACGAGGCTAAAACATCCGCCAACTATTCACGCTGCACAGACCATTTTCGTACCCTATCACCCGGGACCTGACCATCTATTATGGAAACGGTATAGTGCGATTGCTACTGTTGATTCAAGATCATCTCAACCCTTTTAAATTAAAGCAATTTTCAAACAAGTTGAAATACTACACCCATACATTATAACATGAAACCTTTTCATAATCAAAAAATAATTTACCGGCACAGAGGCTACTCTGGTGCCGGTTTAACAGAGCTATAAAGTGATTATCTCGTATCCTTGTGCTAAGTACTGCTCCATCGAGGGATGTCCCTGAAGGTCTCCCTTAAGCGGTATTCCGGTTGTCTCGTTAAATTCAAGGCATCCAAGCTTTGCTGAACAAGCCCTGCATATGCAATCAAACAAGCCTTTCTCCTTGGCTTTAAGGTACAATGGGTTTTTTGATTCCTCAAGGGGCTTTAGTAGCTGCACTGCCTCTCCCTCCATCACTATTAACGCCTTTATCCCCTTTGAATCCAGATCCAGAGCATTCAAGAGCAGGTGGGCAAAGCACATCTCATTTCCTCTGAATGCAAAAAATGCAATTTTTCTCATATCAACTCCTCCTCGTATAATACAGATTCCCAGTTATCCATACCAGCAAGCTTCCAAAAATATA
This region includes:
- the fusA gene encoding elongation factor G; this encodes MKAYPTDKIRNVALLGHSSNGKTTLTEAILFATGVTTRQGKVTDGNTVSDFDKQEIARKVSIGTSVIPIEWDNYKFNLLDTPGYFDFVGEMYGAKRASEGSILLVDVSSGIEVGTEKAWKNLEKYSTPRIVFVNKMDKENINFEKLLEDLKSELGEKIIPFALPIGLSNDFRGFVSVIDGKAYEYNGKVRKEIPVPADMKSAVEEIRESLMEKIAESDEELMEKYFEGEEFTPEEVEKGIKASVASGDLAPLVVGSAEKTIGADFLLEMIRKYIPSPADVGTFKGTKDDKEIIRKVDVSEPFSAVVFKTIVDPFVGKLTLFKVVSGKITKDTEVFNSTKDKTEKLGGLFLLRGKNQLEVTEIQAGDIGATSKLNYTQTGDTLCDKGNQTLYDTISYPQPTLFMAVEPKNKGDEEKIGTSLNKLMDEDPTFVIERNTETKQLLIGGQGNMQLAVIVDKLKQNFGVDVLLKSPKIAYRETIKGTASVQGKHKKQSGGAGQYGDVHIRFEPCEEEFVFAEEIFGGSVPRNFWPAVEKGLRESLEHGILAGCPVVNVKATLFDGSYHDVDSNEMAFKLAAQLAFKKGMEAAKPVLLEPIVKVDIVIPEAYMGDVMGDMNKRRGRILGMEQQADGSQKITAEAPHSEMFEYAIDLRAMTQARGSFTMEFTRYEEVPAMIAEKIINEYKAERENH
- a CDS encoding cytoplasmic protein, with translation MRKIAFFAFRGNEMCFAHLLLNALDLDSKGIKALIVMEGEAVQLLKPLEESKNPLYLKAKEKGLFDCICRACSAKLGCLEFNETTGIPLKGDLQGHPSMEQYLAQGYEIITL